From Deinococcus multiflagellatus, a single genomic window includes:
- a CDS encoding DsbA family protein, which yields MTQSSKKAPVLLLALGALAVLATIVVLSLANRGTSQAAALLADASERLIRADSPALGPADANVTIVEFFDPECEACRAIEPDLMKLLEKYDGQVRLVARYFPLHSNSVLAAGLIEAAAKEDEAKRWRARDYLFTKQSEWGEQQTPQTSKFLDYAANLGLDRAQVQRSLESKEVRDLVERDRQDGVALGVSGTPTFFVNGQRLEQLSVQALEAAIQEGVK from the coding sequence ATGACACAGTCCTCCAAGAAAGCCCCCGTCCTTCTGCTGGCCCTCGGCGCGCTCGCTGTCCTGGCCACCATCGTGGTCCTGAGCCTGGCCAACCGGGGCACGTCACAGGCCGCCGCCCTGCTGGCCGACGCCAGTGAACGCCTCATCCGCGCCGACAGCCCTGCCCTGGGCCCCGCCGACGCCAACGTCACCATCGTGGAATTCTTTGACCCGGAATGCGAAGCCTGCCGGGCCATTGAACCGGACCTGATGAAGTTGCTGGAGAAGTACGACGGTCAGGTACGTCTGGTCGCGCGCTATTTTCCGCTGCACAGCAACTCCGTCCTCGCCGCGGGTCTGATTGAGGCAGCCGCCAAAGAAGATGAGGCCAAACGCTGGCGAGCCCGGGATTACCTGTTTACTAAGCAGTCCGAGTGGGGCGAGCAGCAGACTCCACAGACCAGCAAATTCCTGGACTACGCCGCGAACCTGGGCCTGGACCGCGCGCAGGTGCAGCGCAGCCTGGAGTCAAAAGAAGTGCGGGACCTGGTTGAACGCGACCGGCAGGACGGCGTGGCCCTCGGGGTCAGCGGCACACCCACGTTCTTCGTGAATGGGCAGCGGCTTGAGCAGCTCAGTGTGCAGGCGCTGGAGGCGGCCATTCAGGAGGGGGTCAAGTAA